The Corynebacterium coyleae genome segment GACCCGTACGCGCGCGCCTTTGATGGGGAGTTTGATCAGCATTCCTCGCTGTTTTCCTACGACGTCAACGCAGAAGAACCTGGTACCGGTCGCAATGAAGAAGACTCGCTCGGCCACACGATGTTGTCGGTGGTGATCAACCCGTTCTTCGACTGGGGCGACGACCGCGCGCCGAAGATCCCTGATGAGGAGATGGTGATCTACGAGTGCCATGTCAAGGGCATGACACAGACCCACCCGGGCATTCCTGAGCAGTTGCGCGGCACCTATGCGGGTATGGCGCACCCGGTAATGGTGGATTACCTCACCGACCTTGGTGTGACCTCGATTGAGTTGCTGCCGGTGCACCAATTTTTGCAAGACGACCGCCTACTCAAACTCGGGTTGCGCAACTACTGGGGCTACAACACGTTCGGTTTCTTCGCCCCGGAGCACAGCTACGCCTCCTCCTCTGCCCCTGGCGATGCCGTGGCCGAGTTCAAACAGATGGTGCGCGCCTACCACGAGGCCGGCATCGAGGTGATCCTGGATGTGGTATACAACCACACCGCGGAGGGCAACCACATGGGCCCGACAATTGCGTTTCGTGGCATTGATAACGAGGCGTATTACAGGCTTGTCGACGACAACCGGTTCCTCTATATGGACTACACCGGCACTGGTAACTCGTTGAATGTGCGCTACCCGCACTCCCTGCAGTTGATTATGGATTCGCTGCGCTACTGGGTCACCGAGATGCACGTCGACGGGTTCCGCTTCGACCTCGCCTCGACCCTCGCGCGCGAGTTTTCAGACGTGGACCGTCTGGCCACCTTCTTCGACTTGGTTCAACAGGACCCGGTGGTGAGCCAGGTCAAACTCATCGCCGAGCCGTGGGATGTGGGCGAAGGCGGCTACCAGGTCGGTAACTTCCCTGCCCTGTGGAGCGAGTGGAACGGCAAGTACCGCGACACCATGCGTGACTTTTGGCGCGGCGAGGACTCCACTCTCGGCGAGTTCGCCTCCCGCCTGACCGGCTCGTCGGACCTGTACCAACACAACGGGCGCCGCCCGACCGCGTCGATCAACTTCATCACCGCACACGACGGGTTTACCTTGAACGACCTGGTCAGTTACAACGACAAGCACAACGAAGCCAACGGCGAAGACAGCCGCGATGGCGAGAACCACAACCGGTCCTGGAACTGTGGTGTGGAGGGCCACACGGACGACCCTGTGGTGCTCGACCTGCGAGCACGGCAACGCCGCAACTTCCTGACCACACTCTTGCTATCTCAGGGCACCCCGATGCTCGCTCACGGCGACGAGATCGCACGCACCCAGGGCGGTAACAACAACGTGTACTGCCAGGACAACGAGACGGCTTGGATGGACTGGTCCAACCTTGAAAGCGCAGCAGACCTGCACGAATTCACGCGTCGGCTCATCGCTTTGCGCCGAGATCATCCGGTGTTTCGCCGCCGCAGGTTCCTCGAGGGCGGTGCGCTTGGCGACGACGAACACGGCCGAGAGATCGCTTGGCTCACCCCCGACTGCCGTCTCATGACACAAGACGATTGGAACGCCGCCTTCGGCCGTGCACTTATGGTTCACCTCGATGGCGAAGCGATCGCGGAACCCGATAGCCGCGGCCAGCGCATCGTGGACGATTCATTCCTTCTCATGTTCAACGCCCATTATGAGGACATTGACTTCACTGTTCCCGGCGCAAAGTTTGGCGACGAATGGGAGATCGTCGTCGATACGACTGGCCCCCTCGGCTACCGTGAAGGCGCACAGCCCATCGGTCCGGATTCGACTGTCACCGTCGGCCAGCGCTCGACCGTGGTGCTGCGCCGTACGCAACCGCCCGCTGGAGCGGGCCGAAAGGAAGACAACGCCTAAATGATTTCCGCTCATGGTGCAACGTTGACTGTGACCAACGACGCCCTCACCGTGACCCCAACTGCCCTCCTCGCCTCGCTGCGCGGCGACTCCTCGGACCGCACCGTTAGTATTGCGGATATCACCGGCGTGGATATCACCGAAGGTGACGCATGGTCGCCGACCAAAGTGGATGTTGCCACCACCGGTGCTCCGCTGACCGTCTGGTTCGCACCGGGAGACGTCGATGGCGCAAAGAAGCTACGCACGCTTCTCGACGACGCCAAGCACGGCAAGGCCCCCACCACCGCTACCGCCGACGGCGGAGCAGGCATTCCTGGCTTCTCCTTCGTCGGTTTCGATGTGGAAACCGCGAACCGTCGCTGGGGCTCGATCTGTCAGATCGGGTTGGTCAAGATTGTCGACGGCGAAGAGGTCGAGCGAAAGTCTTGGTTATGTAAGCCGCCTGCCGGTTTAGACGAGTTCGAATCCGGCAACGTTGCTATCCACGGCATTTCTGCTGAGGATGTCACTGATGCCCCAGACGTGCGCGACTGTATCGCGGAAATGACCACCTTTGTCGGGGATTTACCCCTTGTCGCGCACAACGCACAGTTCGATGCCGCCGCACTTCGCGATGCTTGCTTGGCCTCCTCCATCGCCGTCCCGAAGATGCTGTTCGCGTGCACGTTGGCACAGGCCCGCGCTACCAAGCTGGATGTGGCAAACCACAAGCTTCCAACCCTTGCGCAGCACTTCGGCGTTTCCTTGGACAACCACCACGATGCCTGCGAAGATGCCGCTGCGTGCGCCGGTGTGATGGTTGGTCTCGCCCGGGAGGCCGGCCACACCGGCAGCCTGATGAGCTTCATCCACGACACCGGGTTCACGCTCGGATCGATCGACGACGCCCGCGTCACCCCTGTCCTCCGCGACCGCTCCGGTGCCGGCCGCGCGGTGCAGGCGAAGCAGGTCGCCGAAGGTGGTGTCGCTGCTGCCGTTGCCGCCACCGCCGAGCCACGTGGTTCCAACCAGGCCGGGCCGGTGAAGAAGGAGCGCAAACCCGCTCCGTGGCAGTCGGTGGCCACCCCGGACACCGTGCCGGAGCCAGATGCTCAAGCCGACCCGAACGCTCCTCTGTACGGCGAGCACGTCACCTTAACCGGTGAGTTCGAACCGCACGATAAGGGCGAGTTGTGGGACGCGATTGCGAAGCAGGGCGCGCAGGTGGGCAAGAACGTCACCAAGAAAACGACCATCCTGGTTGTCGGCGAATGGTCGAGTGTGACCTCGAAGGAGAAACGAGCCCGCGAACTGCAGGAAAAGGGCCAGGACATTCAGATTTGGCAGGCCCCGAAACTCCTCAAGGTACTCGGTCTGTAAAAAGTTTTGGTTCGGATGGAACCGGGGCGGTGTTGGCTACGTCTAACTGAGTATGTACGTAGTAGAAACTCTTCCCCGCCCTGTCCACCAAGATGCTATTGAATTGCGGCTGGCGCGTCGCGACGACGTCGCGCCATCGTCGTCGTCACGTTCCTGGCTCACGCCTGGCTTTTCGGCCTCGACCGCGTTTATCAACCTTGCACCGCGCCTGGTGTGTGTCTTTACCGTCGACGACGGTCCGGCGCTGACCCACCAACAAATCGGTGAGCTCACGCCGAGCATGAACCAGCTCTGGAATGGTGCCGCTGACCGGTTGGCGAAGCGGGCGCTCGTCGACACGGGCGTCGAGTTTTTGGTGCGCAATCCCGCTGCCGCGCTGGAGCAGACCGGCCTTCCGCCCGGTTTAGAG includes the following:
- the glgX gene encoding glycogen debranching protein GlgX, whose translation is MTETTHPDLQQQVWPGSAHPLGSTFDGAGTNFALFSGVADAVELCLIDDTGAETRISLDEVDNHVWHAYLPGVGPGQRYGYRVHGPWDPADGKRCDPSKLLVDPYARAFDGEFDQHSSLFSYDVNAEEPGTGRNEEDSLGHTMLSVVINPFFDWGDDRAPKIPDEEMVIYECHVKGMTQTHPGIPEQLRGTYAGMAHPVMVDYLTDLGVTSIELLPVHQFLQDDRLLKLGLRNYWGYNTFGFFAPEHSYASSSAPGDAVAEFKQMVRAYHEAGIEVILDVVYNHTAEGNHMGPTIAFRGIDNEAYYRLVDDNRFLYMDYTGTGNSLNVRYPHSLQLIMDSLRYWVTEMHVDGFRFDLASTLAREFSDVDRLATFFDLVQQDPVVSQVKLIAEPWDVGEGGYQVGNFPALWSEWNGKYRDTMRDFWRGEDSTLGEFASRLTGSSDLYQHNGRRPTASINFITAHDGFTLNDLVSYNDKHNEANGEDSRDGENHNRSWNCGVEGHTDDPVVLDLRARQRRNFLTTLLLSQGTPMLAHGDEIARTQGGNNNVYCQDNETAWMDWSNLESAADLHEFTRRLIALRRDHPVFRRRRFLEGGALGDDEHGREIAWLTPDCRLMTQDDWNAAFGRALMVHLDGEAIAEPDSRGQRIVDDSFLLMFNAHYEDIDFTVPGAKFGDEWEIVVDTTGPLGYREGAQPIGPDSTVTVGQRSTVVLRRTQPPAGAGRKEDNA
- a CDS encoding exonuclease domain-containing protein; the encoded protein is MISAHGATLTVTNDALTVTPTALLASLRGDSSDRTVSIADITGVDITEGDAWSPTKVDVATTGAPLTVWFAPGDVDGAKKLRTLLDDAKHGKAPTTATADGGAGIPGFSFVGFDVETANRRWGSICQIGLVKIVDGEEVERKSWLCKPPAGLDEFESGNVAIHGISAEDVTDAPDVRDCIAEMTTFVGDLPLVAHNAQFDAAALRDACLASSIAVPKMLFACTLAQARATKLDVANHKLPTLAQHFGVSLDNHHDACEDAAACAGVMVGLAREAGHTGSLMSFIHDTGFTLGSIDDARVTPVLRDRSGAGRAVQAKQVAEGGVAAAVAATAEPRGSNQAGPVKKERKPAPWQSVATPDTVPEPDAQADPNAPLYGEHVTLTGEFEPHDKGELWDAIAKQGAQVGKNVTKKTTILVVGEWSSVTSKEKRARELQEKGQDIQIWQAPKLLKVLGL